One genomic segment of Rhodohalobacter mucosus includes these proteins:
- the rsgA gene encoding ribosome small subunit-dependent GTPase A, with product MSKQGRVIQSTGKWYKVAEKDGDTIYDCRLPGRFRLDKKEVTNPVAVGDNVTFTVESDGAGTITEIHERENYIPRQATHGRRGEQILAANIDRAWVVQSVRQPKLNLGFIDRFLVTCEAYEIPAGIIVNKMDLAKKGDEAFVEDIRELYIGLGYSFLTTSIHNEESISRLEKELKAKTSVFIGPSGTGKTSLLNAVQPNLGLRTGEVSGYSNKGKHTTTFATLIPVSERGYIVDTPGIRELGLVNIEKSELSLFFPEMLEPREHCKYYNCTHTHEPGCGVVKAFEEGRIDPDRYNSYINILQSLD from the coding sequence ATGAGTAAACAGGGACGCGTTATACAATCCACGGGTAAATGGTACAAGGTAGCCGAAAAGGACGGCGACACCATTTATGACTGCCGCCTGCCGGGGCGTTTCCGTCTGGATAAAAAGGAGGTTACCAACCCCGTTGCGGTGGGCGACAACGTAACGTTTACCGTTGAGAGCGACGGCGCAGGCACTATCACCGAGATCCATGAGCGGGAGAACTATATCCCGCGTCAGGCTACCCATGGCCGTCGCGGCGAGCAGATCCTGGCGGCCAATATCGATCGCGCCTGGGTGGTGCAGTCGGTCCGCCAGCCAAAGCTCAACCTGGGGTTTATCGACCGGTTCCTGGTAACCTGCGAAGCGTATGAAATACCCGCAGGCATTATCGTGAACAAGATGGACCTTGCCAAAAAAGGCGACGAAGCGTTTGTGGAGGATATCCGGGAGCTCTACATCGGGCTTGGATATTCCTTCCTCACAACCAGTATTCACAATGAAGAGAGCATCTCACGCCTTGAGAAGGAGCTGAAAGCCAAAACCTCCGTATTTATCGGCCCATCAGGAACGGGCAAAACCAGCCTGCTGAACGCGGTACAGCCAAACCTCGGCCTCAGAACGGGAGAAGTATCCGGCTATTCAAACAAGGGGAAGCATACAACCACCTTTGCAACACTGATCCCGGTCAGCGAGAGGGGCTATATTGTCGACACACCGGGTATACGCGAACTGGGTCTTGTTAACATCGAAAAGAGTGAGCTGTCCCTCTTTTTTCCCGAAATGCTGGAACCCAGGGAGCACTGCAAATACTACAACTGCACCCACACCCACGAGCCCGGATGCGGTGTGGTAAAAGCCTTTGAAGAGGGACGTATCGACCCCGACCGTTATAACTCCTATATCAATATCCTTCAATCGCTCGATTAG
- a CDS encoding DUF6588 family protein — protein MDHYTSIKKTLFLCSAVLALLLTSALPKSAHAQFGDAGEILKSGVEDANLLMEEYLRPFGNGFGADLNSGWINSGRPYKKFGFDLRVSAAVSLVPSGDRSFLVDELQFQNLERVGGSSETQTAFGDDTPGAVMGVFGDNPFSGFREEITRFAMPQGSGYPYVPAPMVQLTVGAVKDTDVSLRYAPSISVDEFSMDLFGFGVRHGINQWLPGGAALPVDISVQAGLTRLNSSFDLDVNPEQGTDVYNPFSATPGVWEDQSIQLEASGFTGNVIVGKNLPVISLFGGLGFQTSTVDLSSPGAYPITSFNPDFNPLDGSEETRQRIVERIDDPITLSYDGENSVHAFAGFRLRLGFIALSATYTQSKYPTLNAGVGISFR, from the coding sequence ATGGATCACTATACCTCTATTAAAAAAACACTGTTTTTATGTTCCGCAGTTTTGGCTTTGCTGCTAACGAGCGCACTTCCGAAAAGCGCACATGCGCAGTTCGGAGACGCCGGTGAAATCCTCAAGTCCGGTGTAGAAGACGCCAACCTGCTGATGGAAGAGTATCTGAGGCCATTCGGCAACGGGTTTGGTGCAGACCTGAATTCCGGCTGGATCAACTCCGGTCGGCCCTACAAAAAATTTGGGTTCGATCTGAGAGTCAGCGCCGCCGTATCGCTAGTGCCTTCAGGCGACCGCAGCTTTCTTGTTGATGAGCTGCAGTTTCAGAACCTGGAGCGCGTTGGAGGTTCCTCCGAAACACAAACAGCATTCGGCGATGACACACCCGGCGCCGTTATGGGAGTTTTCGGAGATAATCCGTTCAGCGGTTTCCGTGAAGAGATTACACGTTTTGCCATGCCGCAGGGATCCGGATATCCCTATGTTCCCGCTCCCATGGTACAGCTCACCGTGGGCGCCGTTAAAGATACCGATGTGAGCCTGCGCTACGCGCCATCCATCTCCGTGGATGAGTTCAGCATGGACCTGTTCGGATTCGGGGTGCGTCACGGAATCAACCAGTGGCTCCCGGGCGGCGCCGCTCTGCCGGTCGACATTTCCGTGCAGGCCGGCCTCACCCGGCTCAATTCCAGCTTTGATCTGGATGTGAATCCCGAGCAGGGAACTGATGTCTACAATCCCTTCAGCGCTACTCCCGGTGTCTGGGAGGACCAAAGCATTCAGCTTGAAGCGAGCGGGTTCACAGGCAACGTAATCGTAGGGAAAAACCTGCCGGTTATTTCGCTTTTCGGCGGCCTTGGGTTCCAGACATCCACGGTGGATCTCTCCTCTCCCGGTGCCTACCCGATCACCAGCTTTAACCCGGACTTTAATCCGCTTGACGGAAGTGAAGAGACCCGTCAGCGTATAGTTGAAAGAATCGACGATCCGATCACCCTGAGCTATGACGGCGAAAACAGCGTGCATGCATTTGCCGGTTTCCGCCTCCGCCTGGGCTTCATTGCACTCTCCGCAACCTATACGCAGTCGAAGTACCCGACACTGAACGCCGGCGTGGGTATCAGTTTCAGATAG